Proteins found in one Luteimonas chenhongjianii genomic segment:
- a CDS encoding thiol:disulfide interchange protein DsbA/DsbL, whose product MSAFPTFNWRPLVLLALLLGAWLPATAQPHAPVEGRDYALISDGQPWQPLDGRIEVVEVFSYGCVHCFRFQKLLDAWRAKAPADVRLTYVPAAFSAGDNFARGFFVAQDQGLDARSHHALFSAVHDTGALPRSGASPEAIAAFYVSQGARSQARFAAAMASPATDEKLNAARAFATRSGVEGTPTLIINGRYRVMGRSLEELLTVTDQLIARERAAR is encoded by the coding sequence ATGAGCGCATTCCCCACCTTCAATTGGCGTCCGCTGGTGCTGCTTGCGCTGCTCCTCGGCGCATGGCTGCCGGCCACCGCCCAGCCCCATGCACCGGTCGAAGGACGCGACTACGCGTTGATCTCCGACGGCCAGCCCTGGCAGCCCCTGGACGGCAGGATCGAGGTCGTCGAGGTGTTCTCCTATGGCTGCGTGCACTGCTTCCGTTTCCAGAAGCTCCTCGATGCCTGGCGCGCGAAAGCCCCGGCCGACGTGCGCCTGACCTACGTGCCCGCCGCGTTCTCGGCCGGCGACAACTTCGCGCGCGGTTTCTTCGTCGCGCAGGACCAGGGCCTGGACGCGCGCAGCCACCACGCCCTGTTCTCGGCGGTCCACGACACCGGCGCCCTCCCGCGCAGCGGCGCCAGTCCCGAGGCGATCGCCGCGTTCTACGTCAGCCAGGGTGCGCGCTCTCAGGCGCGATTCGCCGCCGCGATGGCCAGCCCCGCGACCGACGAAAAACTGAACGCCGCGCGTGCCTTTGCCACACGCAGTGGCGTAGAGGGCACGCCGACACTCATCATCAATGGCCGCTACCGGGTGATGGGACGGTCGCTGGAGGAGCTCCTCACGGTGACCGACCAGCTGATCGCACGCGAACGCGCCGCGCGCTGA
- a CDS encoding VIT1/CCC1 transporter family protein, whose translation MAATQIPHRPSPERHRGERVGWLRAAVLGANDGIVSIAGLVVGVAAAGSPHTTVLLTGVAGIVAGAMSMAAGEYVSVRSQADTEQADLKIERSELRDAPEEELEELAGIYQARGLDAALARQVAEQLTAHDALAAHARDELGFTPTLAARPLQAAGASAAAFCAGAALPMVAALIAPPAYAEPAIISTTLIALFISGALAAWAGGAPILRGALRVAFWGVLAMAAASVIGRLFNVAV comes from the coding sequence ATGGCCGCCACCCAGATTCCGCACCGTCCGTCTCCCGAGCGCCACCGCGGCGAACGGGTGGGCTGGCTGCGCGCGGCGGTGCTCGGCGCCAACGACGGCATCGTGTCCATCGCGGGCCTGGTCGTCGGCGTGGCTGCCGCGGGCAGCCCGCATACGACGGTGCTGCTGACCGGCGTCGCCGGCATCGTGGCCGGCGCCATGTCGATGGCCGCAGGCGAATACGTGTCGGTGCGCTCGCAGGCCGACACCGAGCAGGCGGATCTGAAGATCGAGCGCAGCGAACTGCGCGATGCCCCGGAAGAGGAGCTCGAGGAGCTGGCCGGCATCTACCAGGCCCGCGGCCTCGATGCGGCGCTGGCGCGACAGGTCGCGGAACAGTTGACCGCGCACGACGCGCTGGCCGCGCACGCACGCGATGAGCTCGGCTTCACCCCCACGCTGGCCGCGCGCCCACTGCAGGCCGCAGGGGCGTCGGCGGCCGCGTTCTGCGCCGGTGCGGCGCTGCCGATGGTCGCCGCCCTGATCGCGCCTCCCGCCTATGCGGAACCGGCGATCATCTCCACGACATTGATCGCGTTGTTCATCTCCGGCGCGCTCGCCGCATGGGCCGGCGGCGCGCCGATCCTGCGTGGCGCGCTGCGGGTCGCGTTCTGGGGCGTACTTGCGATGGCTGCCGCCAGTGTGATCGGACGGCTGTTCAACGTTGCGGTCTGA
- a CDS encoding c-type cytochrome, translating to MRHARAFGIAGLVVLAVGAVAFAQSTVQPLPDAPPVETRDLNDNAVAELAEATYGDAQRGAQLAGTCAACHGLDGNADADPSLYPRIAGQNERYVAHQLALFKSGQRQSPIMQPYAMPLSAQDMRDLGAHYAQQSSGAGIADDAVVESGPYAGMKFYEIGQTLFRSGNTERGIPACMACHGPAGSGNPGPAYPHVGGQQAWYSAARLYTYREGQTLEDNRHLFDVMASVARQLSDEEIEALASYMQGLHHRPDPAMLAAIEAQAAATPAPATMPENQPVPATDPSAQQAQDAEPAPQAQ from the coding sequence ATGCGCCACGCTCGTGCTTTTGGTATCGCCGGTCTTGTGGTTCTGGCCGTGGGCGCTGTCGCGTTCGCGCAGTCCACGGTTCAACCGTTGCCCGACGCGCCCCCGGTCGAAACCCGGGATCTCAACGACAATGCCGTGGCCGAGCTGGCCGAGGCGACCTATGGCGATGCCCAGCGCGGCGCCCAGCTCGCCGGCACCTGCGCGGCCTGCCACGGACTGGACGGCAATGCCGACGCCGACCCCTCGCTGTATCCGCGCATCGCCGGGCAGAACGAGCGCTATGTCGCCCACCAGCTGGCGCTGTTCAAGAGCGGCCAGCGGCAGAGCCCGATCATGCAGCCGTATGCGATGCCGCTCAGTGCGCAGGACATGCGCGACCTGGGCGCGCATTACGCCCAGCAGTCCAGCGGCGCCGGCATCGCCGACGATGCCGTGGTCGAGAGTGGCCCCTACGCGGGCATGAAGTTCTACGAGATCGGACAGACGCTGTTCCGCAGCGGCAATACCGAACGCGGCATCCCGGCGTGCATGGCCTGTCACGGCCCAGCCGGCAGTGGCAATCCGGGCCCGGCCTACCCGCATGTCGGTGGCCAGCAGGCCTGGTACAGCGCGGCCCGGCTCTACACCTATCGCGAAGGCCAGACCCTCGAGGACAACCGCCATCTGTTCGATGTCATGGCCTCGGTGGCCAGGCAGCTGAGCGACGAGGAAATCGAGGCCCTGGCCAGCTACATGCAGGGCCTGCACCATCGCCCGGACCCGGCCATGCTGGCGGCGATCGAGGCCCAGGCCGCGGCCACGCCGGCGCCTGCGACGATGCCCGAGAACCAGCCGGTGCCGGCAACCGACCCGTCCGCGCAGCAGGCGCAGGACGCGGAGCCGGCGCCGCAGGCCCAGTGA
- a CDS encoding endonuclease/exonuclease/phosphatase family protein, with product MNVPDAPSDEFSRRLKLLSANIQAGSSTRRYSDYATRSWSHVLPAGKRNALDAIATLAGTHDIVGLQEADPGSWRSGFTNQTHYLAERGGFEYWTHQPNRRVGAVASSANGLLSRLEPIEVTNHALPGRIGGRGVLLSRFGEGNEGLVVAVAHLSLGAQSRHSQLSFIAELLADHPNAVLMGDFNCTSDRPEMSALYRGTSLQPPSCAVHTFPSWRPQKAIDHILVTSNLKAAGMKALPAAFSDHLALSTELHVPDAALRR from the coding sequence GTGAACGTTCCCGACGCCCCCTCCGATGAGTTTTCGCGCCGGCTCAAGCTGCTGAGCGCGAACATCCAGGCCGGCTCCAGCACGCGTCGCTACAGCGACTACGCGACGCGCAGCTGGTCGCACGTGCTCCCGGCCGGCAAGCGCAACGCGCTCGACGCGATCGCCACGCTGGCGGGCACCCACGACATCGTGGGCCTGCAGGAGGCTGATCCGGGCAGCTGGCGGTCGGGCTTCACCAACCAGACCCATTACCTCGCCGAACGTGGTGGATTCGAGTACTGGACCCACCAGCCCAACCGGCGCGTCGGCGCGGTGGCATCGAGCGCCAACGGGCTGCTGAGCCGGCTCGAGCCCATCGAGGTCACCAACCATGCCCTGCCCGGCCGCATCGGCGGCCGCGGCGTGCTGCTGAGCCGCTTCGGCGAAGGCAACGAGGGCCTGGTGGTCGCGGTGGCGCATCTTTCGCTGGGCGCGCAATCGCGGCATTCGCAGCTGTCGTTCATTGCCGAGCTGCTGGCCGACCATCCGAACGCGGTGCTGATGGGCGATTTCAACTGCACCTCCGACCGTCCGGAGATGTCCGCGCTCTATCGCGGCACCTCGCTCCAGCCGCCGTCGTGCGCGGTGCACACGTTCCCGAGCTGGCGTCCGCAGAAGGCGATCGACCACATCCTGGTCACCAGCAACCTCAAGGCCGCCGGCATGAAGGCGCTGCCGGCCGCGTTCTCGGACCATCTGGCCCTGTCCACCGAACTGCATGTGCCAGACGCCGCGTTGCGGCGCTGA
- a CDS encoding thiol:disulfide interchange protein DsbA/DsbL produces MKIRHTLLVMLAPILLAACGQQPDPAASPTPTAPSAETAPADTMSPPVASAPVRADDRAEAQEAAPNNNPVTAPQGPAPVAGKDYVEIAGGQPFASAPGIEVAEVFAYWCGHCAAFDPLVNAWKARLPADVNFVAVPAVFNDQDHFPRAFYASETMGTLDQTHTPTFNAIHIDGKLRPNADPAAIAAFYGTLGIDQARFASTMQSFAVNANLGRARQFASRSGVEGTPSMIVNGKYRVIGGTSLEDILRITDHLVAMERAAQ; encoded by the coding sequence ATGAAGATCCGCCACACCCTGCTCGTGATGCTTGCCCCCATCCTTCTCGCCGCCTGCGGCCAGCAGCCCGACCCGGCCGCATCGCCCACGCCGACGGCGCCGAGCGCGGAAACCGCGCCCGCCGACACCATGTCCCCGCCGGTCGCCAGTGCACCGGTCCGCGCCGATGACCGCGCCGAGGCCCAGGAGGCCGCGCCCAACAACAACCCGGTGACCGCGCCGCAGGGCCCGGCCCCGGTTGCCGGCAAGGACTACGTGGAGATTGCGGGCGGCCAGCCCTTCGCCAGCGCCCCCGGCATCGAAGTGGCCGAGGTGTTCGCCTACTGGTGCGGCCATTGCGCCGCGTTCGATCCGCTGGTCAACGCCTGGAAGGCGCGCCTGCCGGCTGACGTGAACTTCGTCGCGGTGCCGGCGGTGTTCAACGATCAGGACCACTTCCCGCGCGCGTTCTACGCATCCGAGACGATGGGCACCCTGGACCAGACCCACACGCCGACCTTCAACGCGATCCACATCGACGGGAAGCTGCGGCCCAATGCCGATCCGGCCGCGATCGCCGCGTTCTACGGCACCCTCGGGATCGACCAGGCCCGCTTCGCCAGCACGATGCAGAGCTTCGCGGTCAACGCCAATCTCGGCCGCGCGCGCCAGTTCGCCTCGCGCAGCGGCGTCGAGGGCACGCCGTCGATGATCGTCAACGGCAAGTACCGGGTGATCGGCGGTACCTCGCTCGAGGACATCCTGCGCATCACCGATCACCTGGTCGCGATGGAGCGCGCGGCGCAGTAA
- the yihA gene encoding ribosome biogenesis GTP-binding protein YihA/YsxC — translation MSNPFARAKYLLAAHTPQQLPPDGGFEVAFAGRSNAGKSSALNALCQQNALARVSKTPGRTQQLVFFDLPSHANRYLVDLPGYGYAKVPRDLQAHWQAFLARYFREREALKGLVVVMDIRHPLKDYDRQMIAFAVENGMPAHALLTKADKLGRGAAGNTLQAVRKELQAEHGDKVSVQTFSGESKIGVDEARGVIARWLEIGGPRS, via the coding sequence ATGTCGAATCCATTTGCACGCGCCAAATATCTGTTGGCCGCCCACACCCCGCAGCAGCTTCCGCCCGACGGGGGCTTCGAGGTCGCGTTCGCCGGCCGCTCCAACGCCGGCAAGTCCAGCGCACTCAACGCCCTGTGCCAGCAGAACGCGCTCGCGCGGGTGTCCAAGACCCCCGGTCGCACCCAACAGCTGGTGTTCTTCGATCTTCCGTCGCATGCGAACCGCTATCTGGTCGACCTGCCCGGTTACGGCTATGCCAAGGTGCCCCGTGACCTGCAGGCGCACTGGCAGGCGTTCCTGGCCCGCTACTTCCGCGAGCGCGAGGCGCTCAAGGGCCTCGTTGTGGTGATGGACATCCGTCATCCGCTCAAGGATTACGACCGCCAGATGATCGCCTTCGCGGTCGAAAACGGAATGCCCGCCCATGCGCTGCTGACCAAGGCCGACAAGCTCGGCCGTGGCGCGGCGGGCAACACGCTGCAGGCGGTGCGCAAGGAGCTGCAGGCCGAACACGGCGACAAGGTCAGCGTGCAGACCTTCTCGGGTGAATCCAAGATCGGCGTCGACGAGGCGCGCGGCGTGATCGCACGCTGGCTGGAAATCGGCGGCCCGCGCTCCTGA